Proteins encoded by one window of Oscillospiraceae bacterium:
- a CDS encoding S-layer homology domain-containing protein yields MKKIICLLLSFTFILSFVSLNTLAAEELSLAVSPAYDSQNNLYYNVSAWYKFDDSKIGNSVVIEMVKKSKGFSSVLSDSDIYYIDEAIIKDDGTVNFDFKVKNYDEYTIRFTSGDFNISSLKKDVILLSKEGAGSLNELLTDVVNTADLNEMIGKINSNAYKLNLNTTYLNELTDPTVVAAVLKANKNNINAGNYSELFDRTVIFNYLNQQTDLEKIISMLEYYEGRYFKIASQQYLGIYPTYQAMNTDIKKKVISSLKNGTYPSFDSFRGKFNEAVILTALDNYDKTPLDKVFTDNLDYLGFLGYTNLSITDKSDILGKLIEDSSITTVDKLKTQYDFYKTGSVIVPILPPPPSNQGGVVGGGGASSTTTVDSSLANPENNQETVDLRTDFTDLATHEWAREAIEDLAYKKILSGKGNRQFFPGDNIKREEFIKILVLAFGLYDESATCSYTDIPTESWAYSYVASGTKAGLTVGYEDGSFGMGANITREDMAVMVHRLLVSIRQIDRITDLSKTFDDMDLVSGYAENSVKMLLNAGLVQGDNNKFNPKNNTTRAEAAQLIYNILKEEN; encoded by the coding sequence ATGAAAAAAATAATATGTTTGTTACTTTCATTTACCTTTATTCTGTCTTTTGTTTCATTAAATACGCTTGCGGCTGAGGAATTGTCTTTAGCCGTAAGCCCCGCTTACGACTCGCAAAACAACCTTTATTATAATGTAAGCGCATGGTATAAATTTGATGATTCAAAAATCGGAAATTCAGTAGTAATTGAAATGGTAAAAAAATCAAAAGGATTTTCGTCTGTCCTTTCTGACTCTGACATCTATTATATAGATGAAGCAATTATTAAGGATGACGGCACAGTAAATTTTGATTTTAAAGTTAAAAATTATGATGAATATACTATAAGATTTACATCAGGGGATTTTAACATATCTTCTTTAAAAAAAGATGTTATTCTTCTTTCAAAAGAAGGTGCGGGAAGTCTTAACGAACTTTTAACAGATGTTGTTAATACCGCTGATTTAAACGAAATGATTGGAAAAATCAACTCAAATGCTTATAAACTAAATCTTAATACAACATATCTTAATGAACTTACCGACCCGACAGTTGTTGCGGCAGTTTTAAAAGCAAATAAAAATAATATCAATGCAGGAAATTATTCTGAACTTTTTGACCGTACAGTAATATTCAACTACTTAAACCAACAAACTGATTTAGAAAAAATAATTTCAATGCTTGAATATTATGAAGGTAGATATTTTAAAATTGCATCCCAGCAGTACTTAGGTATATATCCTACATATCAGGCAATGAATACGGATATAAAGAAGAAAGTTATATCTTCTCTAAAGAACGGAACTTATCCTTCTTTTGACAGTTTCAGAGGGAAATTCAACGAAGCGGTTATTCTTACGGCACTTGATAACTACGATAAGACTCCGCTTGACAAAGTGTTTACTGACAACCTTGATTATTTAGGATTTTTAGGATATACAAATCTTTCAATTACTGATAAGAGTGATATTTTAGGAAAACTTATTGAAGATTCTTCTATAACAACAGTTGATAAATTAAAAACACAATATGATTTCTATAAAACAGGAAGTGTAATTGTTCCGATTTTACCACCTCCTCCTTCAAATCAGGGCGGAGTTGTTGGCGGAGGCGGAGCATCTTCAACTACTACAGTTGATTCTTCACTCGCAAACCCTGAAAATAATCAGGAAACTGTTGATTTAAGAACAGACTTTACAGACCTTGCAACTCACGAATGGGCAAGAGAGGCTATAGAAGACCTTGCATATAAGAAAATCTTAAGCGGTAAAGGAAACCGTCAGTTCTTCCCGGGAGATAATATTAAAAGAGAAGAATTTATTAAAATCTTAGTTCTTGCATTCGGACTTTATGACGAAAGTGCGACATGTTCTTATACTGATATACCGACTGAGAGTTGGGCATATTCGTATGTTGCATCAGGTACAAAGGCAGGGCTTACAGTAGGTTATGAAGACGGAAGTTTTGGAATGGGCGCAAATATCACAAGAGAAGATATGGCAGTTATGGTTCATAGGCTTTTAGTTTCAATAAGGCAGATAGACAGAATAACCGACCTTTCAAAAACTTTTGATGATATGGATTTAGTATCAGGCTATGCCGAAAATTCTGTTAAGATGCTTTTAAACGCAGGTCTTGTTCAGGGTGATAATAACAAATTTAATCCTAAGAATAATACAACAAGGGCAGAAGCGGCACAACTTATATACAATATATTAAAGGAGGAAAATTAG